The Miscanthus floridulus cultivar M001 chromosome 7, ASM1932011v1, whole genome shotgun sequence genome includes a region encoding these proteins:
- the LOC136462766 gene encoding protein PSK SIMULATOR 1-like has translation MVAEPLVHKVLSMATTSSSSSSSSKKVRSAASAKGGAEAAAAGDGRVGILSFEVANAMSRAANLYRSLSDAEAARLLGPLCLGSHAVRALVPGDDARLLALALAEKLDALNRVAAVASRLGRRCTAPALMGFDHVYADLLAGRCSDAGAFAVASHSDAASLVRRLDRLAAATAALYAELEALAELEQSARKLPTDEARRALEQRTRWRRHDVRRLRDSSLWNWTYDKAVLLLARAVCAIYDRIRHVFGDPMLGLDLLAMTRESGQWDQSRQLSGPVPVQRNLSDGKSGPICRAEPDMSRPVSFRSSCGASPGKMFMECLSLSSSVSWKDGFEDEFLEESSCISTIRSGMLVPFSSEQGVSTTPSSKSGRIGRKARFGPKSTVTSLAPPSTIGGSALALHYANIVIIIEKLLRYPHLVGEEARDDLYQMLPSSLKVMLRKNLKTYVKSMAIYDAFLAHDWREMLEKTLAWLAPMAHNMIRWQTERNFEQQQIVLKGNVLLLQTLYFADREKTEAVICELLVGLNYICRYEQQQNALLDCSSSLDFDDCVEWQLQ, from the coding sequence ATGGTGGCGGAGCCGCTGGTGCACAAGGTGCTCTCCATGGCGacgacgtcgtcgtcgtcctcctcctcctccaagaAGGTGCGGTCGGCGGCGAGCGCCAAGGGCGGCGCCGAGGCGGCGGCCGCGGGCGACGGCAGGGTGGGCATCTTGTCCTTCGAGGTGGCCAACGCCATGTCGCGCGCGGCGAACCTCTACCGCTCGCTCTCCGACGCGGAGGCGGCGCGCCTGCTGGGCCCGCTCTGCCTCGGCTCCCACGCCGTGCGCGCGCTCGTGCCCGGCGACGACGCGCGCCTCCTCGCGCTCGCGCTCGCCGAGAAGCTCGACGCGCTCAACCGCGTCGCGGCCGTGGCCTCGCGCCTGGGCCGCCGGTGCACGGCCCCGGCGCTCATGGGCTTCGACCACGTCTACGCCGACCTCCTCGCCGGCCGCTGCTCCGACGCGGGCGCGTTCGCCGTCGCCTCCCACTCCGACGCCGCGTCGCTCGTGCGCAGGCTCgaccgcctcgccgccgccaccgccgcgctcTACGCCGAGCTCGAGGCGCTCGCCGAGCTCGAGCAGTCGGCGCGGAAGCTGCCCACCGACGAGGCCCGCCGCGCGCTCGAGCAGCGCACGCGGTGGCGCCGCCACGACGTGCGCCGGCTCAGGGACTCGTCGCTCTGGAACTGGACCTACGATAAGGCCGTGCTCCTGCTCGCGCGCGCCGTCTGCGCCATCTACGACCGCATCCGCCATGTGTTCGGCGACCCCATGCTGGGGCTCGACTTGCTGGCCATGACCCGGGAGTCAGGGCAATGGGACCAAAGCCGGCAGCTCTCCGGTCCAGTTCCCGTCCAAAGAAATCTCAGTGATGGCAAGTCAGGGCCGATTTGCAGAGCCGAACCAGATATGTCGCGGCCGGTGAGTTTTCGGTCAAGTTGTGGAGCAAGCCCGGGGAAGATGTTCATGGAGTGCTTGAGCTTGAGTAGCTCAGTGTCATGGAAGGATGGGTTCGAGGATGAGTTCTTGGAAGAGTCCAGCTGCATTAGCACAATCAGATCAGGGATGCTTGTGCCATTCAGCAGCGAGCAGGGGGTATCCACAACGCCATCATCCAAGAGTGGCAGGATTGGCAGAAAGGCGCGGTTTGGTCCGAAGAGCACAGTGACATCACTTGCGCCGCCATCCACAATTGGCGGCTCCGCTCTTGCGCTACATTATGCAaacattgtcatcatcatcgaGAAGCTGCTCCGGTACCCACATCTTGTTGGTGAGGAGGCACGGGACGACCTGTACCAGATGTTGCCATCGAGTTTGAAGGTGATGTTGAGGAAAAATCTGAAAacatatgtgaagagcatggcgaTCTATGACGCGTTCCTCGCTCACGATTGGCGGGAGATGCTTGAGAAGACACTGGCATGGCTCGCTCCGATGGCGCACAACATGATCCGGTGGCAGACCGAGAGGAACTTTGAGCAGCAGCAGATCGTGTTGAAGGGGAATGTGCTGCTGTTGCAGACGCTGTATTTCGCTGATCGGGAGAAGACAGAGGCAGTGATCTGCGAATTGCTTGTCGGCCTAAATTACATCTGCAGGTACGAGCAGCAGCAGAATGCTTTGCTTGACTGCTCTAGCAGTCTCGACTTTGATGATTGTGTGGAGTGGCAACTTCAGTAG
- the LOC136462767 gene encoding OVARIAN TUMOR DOMAIN-containing deubiquitinating enzyme 11-like — MTEQQERVSKSSSSSISSSTQESEEELTIGTLITEATNTTNSAKNLGRRLSHLDSIPHTPRVNGKIPDFNNATIDHESLLERLGTYGLAEYQIEGDGNCQFRALADQIFRNPDYHKHVRKAVVKQLKEFRKHYEGYVPMEYKVYLKKMRRSGEWGDHVTLQAAADRFAAKICLLTSFRDTCLVEIVPRDATPTRELWLSFWCEVHYNSLYAVEDLPTRKTKKKHWLF, encoded by the exons aTGACTGAACAGCAGGAACGTGTTAGCAAGAGCTCTTCCTCAAGTATTAGCAGCAGCACTCAGGAGAGTGAGGAGGAACTGACCATTGGTACCCTTATAACTGAAGCAACAAACACAACAAACAGTGCAAAGAATCTTGGAAGGCGCCTTTCACACTTAGATTCGATCCCG CACACTCCGCGTGTTAATGGGAAAATTCCAGATTTTAATAATGCGACAATTGATCATGAATCATTATTAGAAAG ACTGGGCACTTATGGCTTAGCTGAATACCAAATAGAAGGAGATGGGAATTGCCAG TTCCGAGCTCTGGCAGACCAGATATTCCGCAATCCTGACTACCACAAACATGTGAGGAAGGCGGTAGTGAAGCAG CTGAAGGAATTTAGGAAACACTATGAAGGCTATGTGCCAATGGAATATAAGGTTTACTTGAAGAAAATGAGAAG ATCTGGGGAATGGGGAGATCATGTGACCTTACAGGCAGCTGCAGACAGG TTTGCTGCTAAAATATGTCTGTTGACGTCGTTTAGAGACACATGCCTAGTTGAGATAGTCCCCAGAGATGCCACTCCAACAAGAG AGCTTTGGCTAAGTTTCTGGTGTGAAGTACACTACAATTCATTGTATGCAGTTGAAG ATCTTCCGACACGGAAAACTAAAAAGAAGCATTGGCTGTTCTAG
- the LOC136462768 gene encoding peptidyl-prolyl cis-trans isomerase FKBP17-1, chloroplastic-like produces the protein MVTTAVAAVAGAVPPPRKAKAVTVATPPPPTLTRRQLLAAVATASTLRTAAVSAAAPRFAEIPGSGGVKALDLREGSGEIPAVGDQVAIHYYGRLAAKQGWRFDSTYDHKDETGDPMPFVFTLGSGKVIPGMEAAVKSMRVGGLRRVIIPPSQGYQNTSQEPIPPNFFDRQRLFTTIFNPTRLANGEGSTLGTLIFDIELINIRQHS, from the exons ATGGTCACCACTGCCGTCGCGGCGGTCGCCGGCGCCGTGCCGCCGCCTCGGAAAGCCAAAGCTGTAACTGTAGCTACACCACCACCTCCCACCCTCACTAGAAGGCAGCTCCTCGCCGCGGTCGCCACCGCCTCCACCCTCCGTACGGCCGCCGTCTCAGCTGCGGCCCCCAGATTCGCCGAGATCCCCGGCTCCGGCGGCGTGAAGGCCCTGGACCTCCGGGAGGGTTCAGGAGAGATCCCGGCCGTCGGCGACCAG GTTGCAATTCATTATTATGGGAGATTAGCAGCGAAGCAAGGATGGCGCTTTGATTCCACCTATGACCATAAGGACGAGACTGGTGATCCCATGCCGTTTGTCTTCACCCTTGGGTCTGGCAAA GTTATACCTGGTATGGAAGCAGCAGTGAAGTCCATGAGAGTCGGTGGTCTTCGCCGGGTGATCATTCCACCATCACAGGGATACCAAAACACATCACAAGAACCAATTCCTCCCAAT TTCTTTGATCGACAGAGGCTATTTACTACTATATTCAACCCAACACGACTCGCGAATGGCGAGGGTTCCACTCTCGGTACTCTTATCTTCGACATTGAGCTAATCAACATAAGGCAGCATTCATAA